AGATAGAGCAGGAAGTACCGCCGCTGAGCCTGCGCGGTATCAGCGCACCTGCGGTTGCTTCCGGCGGGGTCGTGGTGGGCTCTGCCAGCGGTGAAGTCGGGGTTTACCTGCTTGAACAGGGCCAGCAAGGCTGGGTGGCCGAAATCGGCGAGTCCAGCGGTTCAACCGAGCTGGAACGTGTGGTGGATGTTGATGCGGCGCCTTTGATTTTCGGCGATAAGATTTACTCGGTTTCCTCCAACGGCAACTTGGCGGCGATTGACCTGCGCAGCGGCCGTATTTTATGGAAAAGGCAGTATTCTTCATACCGCCAGCTGGGCATCAGCGGCAATACCTTGTTCCTGACCAATATCCGCGGCCATGTTTATGCTATCGACCGTATCAACGGCCTGGAGCGCTGGAGCAACCTGAGCCTGAACAACCGCGGTGTCACCGGTCCGGTTGCCGTCGGCGACTATGTCGTAGTCGGTGATTTCGAAGGTTACCTGCACTGGCTGGATCAGGAAACCGGGGAAATCGTGGCCCGTCACCATGTTGACGGCAGCGGCATCCATGCCACGCCAACGGTTGCCGAAGAGGTCTTGTATAGCCAGGCACGCGACGGTGAGTTGCAGGCAATAAAAACCCGTTAGGGGGTTTTGGGCTAAAATTATAGACGGCTCCGGGGTATTTGGCCCCGGGGCCGTTGTTTGTTATTAACGTAAAGTTTTTATTTACTCTGTATCAGAAATATTGAGGTGATCATGCTTCCTGTAGTAGCTCTTGTAGGGCGTCCCAATGTTGGCAAGTCAACGTTATTTAACCGGTTGACCCGCAGCCGGGATGCGTTAGTGGCCGATTACCCCGGCTTAACCCGAGATCGCCAGTACGGTCAGGCACAAGTGGAAGAACATCCCTTTATTGTTATCGATACCGGCGGTATCCACGGCGATGAAGAAGGCATAGATGCCCTGATGGCGGAACAATCCCTGATGGCGATTGAAGAAGCCGATGCCGTGCTGTTTTTAGTGGATGCCCGCGCCGGTTTAACCTCTGCCGATGAAGGCATAGCTTCCTATTTGAGGAAGCAGAATAAAACCGTGTTCCTGGTGGCCAACAAGGTTGACGGTATCGATGCCGACTCTGCGGTGGCGGAGTTTTATGCCTTATCCCTGGGAGATACGGTACATCAGATCGCTGCCGCCCATGGCCGCGGCGTGACCCAGTTGCTGACGCTGGCGCTGACGCCGCATATCGAAGCCCTGGGCCAGGAGAAGCCGGAGCAGGATGAAGAAGCCGAGCTTGCCGAAGGCGAAGAAATGGATTTGGAAGATCAGCCGGATGAAAACGACAGCATCAAGCTGGCGATTATCGGCAAGCCCAATGTCGGTAAGTCGACCCTGACCAACCGTATTCTTGGCGAAGAGCGGGTAGTGGTTTACGATATGCCGGGCACCACCCGCGACAGCGTTTATATCCCGATGGAGCGTAACGGCCGCGATTATACCCTGATAGATACCGCGGGGATCCGCCGCCGTAAAAACGTGACCGATGTGGTGGAAAAATACTCGGTGATCAAAACGCTGCGGGCGATAGAAGATGCCAATGTCTGTTTGCTGGTGGTGGATGCCAGGGAAGGACTAAGCGACCAGGACTTGAGCCTGTTGGGCTTTATCCTTGAAGCCGGGCGCTCCCTGGTGCTGGCGGTAAACAAATGGGACGGATTGGACGAAAGCGTTAAAGACCGTATCAAGTCGGAATTAGACCGCCGCCTGGGCTTTATCGACTTTGCCCGCATCCACTTTATTTCCGCCCTGCACGGCACAGGCGTCGGCCATTTGTTTGAGTCGGTTGAAGAAGCCTTTGTTTCCGCCACTAAGCGGATTTCCACCTCTATGGTTACCAAGATCCTGGATATGGCGGTTTTTGATCATCAGCCGCCTATGCACAACGGTCGCCGTATCAAGCTGAAATATGCCCATGCCGGGGGGTACAACCCGCCGCTGATCGTCATTCATGGCAATCAGGCGAAAAAGCTGCCTCCTTCCTACAAGCGCTATTTGATGAATTATTACCGTAAGTCGCTGAAGATCATGGGCACGCCGATCAAGATAGAGTTCAGGGAAACCTCGAACCCGTTTGCCGGTAAGAAAAAGCTGACCTATACCGAGCAGAAAAAACTGGCCCGGGCGACCCAGGGATATAAAAAGGATTAATCTTAGCCCTTATGGGGCCGGATATTTTGTGATCCGGCCTTTGCCCTGCCTTTATCCCAACCCCCGTGAAGTTGTCCCCGGCGGCGCTAAATAAGGTTGCTTTTAGGGGCCAATTTTACTACTGTAAAAAACCTGAGCGCGGGCTAATTTGAACCAGCCAGTACCGCTCTTTTAATGGTTCTCGGCGTTAAACTTGCTTCTAATAGCCTGCTATTAGTACGCAAGTTTGCCTTGATAACCATTAAAAGCGCAGCACTGGTGCAATGATAAGCAGTTATTATGTGTTAAATAGAGCATACAATGATGAAGTTGTTGCAATTTAAATATTAGCTGGTTCAACTCAACCCGAGTTCAGGTTAAAAGTCATTTGGCGTAAGTGCTTTCCATTTACGTGCTTGTGAAGTTTTTTGTTATTTTCACTGTAAAGGAAATTATGGTTAATAAGCCCACCCAGGTTGATATGATAAGCCGGTTGAACCGTAACTTAGGCTTATTGCAGGCCGGGGCTGTGGTGACCATAGATGTTTCGACCCCAGCCGGCCAGAAAGGGAAATTCAGGACCACCTTTATCGGTTACCTGCCGAAAAATTATGTATTAATTCAGATCCCCGATGCCAGTAAACTGGGCAACTTCGGTAAATATATTTACCAGGGCGCCAAAGTGACGGTACGCGGTTTGATCGAAGGCCGGGAAGGAGCTGTGGTGGCTTTTGTCAGTGAAATACGCCAGACCCTGCAAATTCCTTCGCGCCTGCTGGTGCTTGATTTCCCTAAGCAGGTTACCCTGCAAAAACTGCGTACCAGTATCCGTATCGACACCGAAATTATCGCTAAGGTGAAAGTCAAAGAAGAGTACTGGACCGGCATTATCACAGATCTGTCCGTCAGCGGTTGCCAGCTGCAAATCGTTAACGGTGAAGAGCTGATACTGCTTAATGAAGATGTGATTGAGCTCACCATAGAGGATGAACAGGCGGAAAATACCAAGCTGGAAGCTAAGGTGTGTAACAGCAAGCAGTTGAGCAACGGCATTTCCTTCGGGCTTGAATTCAGCGGCGCCAGCCTGGATGCCGTCACCGGCTTGCTCCACGAGAGTTTGGATACTAAAACCGAATAAAATCCTGTTGTTTGGTTGCAGAATTTTTTCTTCCTTCTTTTAATTAAGCCGCTAACTCACCGTCAGGAATTAACTGATAATTAAACAAAAACTTTGCCTGATTTTATACCTGCCTGCTATTTAGCCGTTATACTGAAAATGCAGGGAAGATTTTGCCTCAGGCTAGTGCCCTGTTAATAACAACTAATTCAGGTAATGAAAGAGATCAAAATGAATAAAGGAACAGTGAAGTGGTTTAATGCCGAAAAAGGCTTTGGTTTTATTACTCCGGAAGGTGGCGGCAAAGATATTTTTGTCCATCACTCGCAAATCCAAAACGGTGGCGGTTACGCCAGCCTGGATGACGGACAGGAAGTTAAGTATGAAGTCGGGGAAGGTTTAAAAGGCCCTTGCGCCAATAATGTAGTGCCTGCCTGACTGGTAACCCCCTTTATCAGCCAGGTGTTGTATCAGGTTACGGATAACCGGCACCGGCAATCCGTAACCTGCTTGCAAATCTTGGGAAAGCTTATTCCTTATGCTCCAGAACCCGGGCGCTTACCTGCCCTTTCGATAACTGGATAGCGATTTTATCTCCGGGGTTGACTTCCCGGCTGTCCCGCAAAATTTTTCCTTCCTCATCCCTTACTATGCTGTAGCCCCGTGCCAGGGTTGCCAACGGACTGACGATATGCAGCTGTTCTATCACAGAGGCGAATTGCTCCCCCTTTTGCCGGTAAATGCGTTTGATGGCGTTGATCATCCGCTGCTCATTTTGCCGTGTGGCCTGCGACATTTGGCTAAGTTGTTTGTGCGGCGATAAATGCAATAAGTGGGCATTGAGCTGCCTGGGAGCCAGACGGAAACGCTGCAGTTCCCGTCCGATCGCCTGTTTAAGGCGTATCGCCAGTTCATCCGATTTTTGCTGCTGGCTTTGCAATTGCTGCTGTGGATGTACCTGTTTCAGCCTGTGCTGTAAGTTGAGGCTGAGTTTCTGCCGGTCGCTAAGCTCGCGCCGGGCAGCGATAGCCAGCCTGTGTTTCAGGCCGGCGAGCTTGTCCAGCAATTCGCTTTTATCCTGGGAAACCAGTTCGGCGGCGGCAGAAGGGGTCGGGGCGCGGAAATCGGCGACATAATCGGATAAGGTGGTATCGATTTCATGGCCCACGGCGCTGATGGTGGGGATTTTACTCTGGTGGATAGCCCTGACCACAGCTTCCTCATTAAAGCTCCATAAATCTTCCAGGGAGCCGCCGCCGCGGCCGACAATCAGCACATCGCATTCCTGTCTGGCGTTGGCCTGGCTGATGGCATGGCAGATATCATTGACGGCGTATTCCCCCTGCACCAGGGCCGGATAGATAACGGCTCCTATGGCCGGATTGCGGCGCCTGAGTACGGTCAGGATATCCTTGACCGCAGCTCCGGTGGGAGAGGTGACTATGCCGACGGTTTTGATCTGCTCCGGCAGGGGCTGCTTACTTTGCTGGGCAAATAATCCTTCGGCATTTAAGCGGTTTTTCAGCTGCTCGAACTGCTGGCGCAATAAACCGTCGCCGGCACCTTCCATCTGTTCGAGTATCAGCTGGAAGTCGCCCCTGGGCTCGTATAAGGAAACCCTGGCTCTTACCAGCACCTGCTGGCCGTTTTTCGGCTGCAGGCGCACCCTCTGGTTGCTGCCCTTGAACATGGCACAGCGCACCTGGGATTTGGCGTCTTTGAGGGATAAATACCAGTGTCCGGAACCGGCGGCAACGAAGTTGGATATTTCCCCCGTCAGCCATACGGTATTAAGTTCACTTTCCAGGAGAAAGCGCACTTTTTTGGTGAGTTCGCTTACCTGTAGGATATTTTGCCTGCTCATAGATCAAGGTGCTTTTGTTTGTTATTGGTTTTGCTGGCGGCAGTATATCAAAGGAAGAAATGAAGTGCACAATTCGCTGCCGATCGCCAGGAAAAAGCCTGGGTTATTTTTATCTCCGGCCGTTAACAGGCCGGCGCTGAGTTGATGTCCGTATATTTGCCTTGTGACATATATCTCTGTTTATCCCTTGTTTTTACTGTGTTTTTAAAAAATCACTCAGGATATTTTAAGAATTCATCAGGGTTTTTTTAAGATTCCGTATGCTTTTATCAGGTCGCCTGAATATAGTGGTGGTACCAGATAAAAAAATAAATAAAAAATAACAACAGGCAAGGGATTGCTCAGGGAGAAAAATATGCCATTGAGATCACATACGGGGTTTGCAAATCCAAAACAGAAAAAACACCCGGTT
This genomic window from Thalassomonas viridans contains:
- a CDS encoding PilZ domain-containing protein; its protein translation is MVNKPTQVDMISRLNRNLGLLQAGAVVTIDVSTPAGQKGKFRTTFIGYLPKNYVLIQIPDASKLGNFGKYIYQGAKVTVRGLIEGREGAVVAFVSEIRQTLQIPSRLLVLDFPKQVTLQKLRTSIRIDTEIIAKVKVKEEYWTGIITDLSVSGCQLQIVNGEELILLNEDVIELTIEDEQAENTKLEAKVCNSKQLSNGISFGLEFSGASLDAVTGLLHESLDTKTE
- the xseA gene encoding exodeoxyribonuclease VII large subunit — encoded protein: MSRQNILQVSELTKKVRFLLESELNTVWLTGEISNFVAAGSGHWYLSLKDAKSQVRCAMFKGSNQRVRLQPKNGQQVLVRARVSLYEPRGDFQLILEQMEGAGDGLLRQQFEQLKNRLNAEGLFAQQSKQPLPEQIKTVGIVTSPTGAAVKDILTVLRRRNPAIGAVIYPALVQGEYAVNDICHAISQANARQECDVLIVGRGGGSLEDLWSFNEEAVVRAIHQSKIPTISAVGHEIDTTLSDYVADFRAPTPSAAAELVSQDKSELLDKLAGLKHRLAIAARRELSDRQKLSLNLQHRLKQVHPQQQLQSQQQKSDELAIRLKQAIGRELQRFRLAPRQLNAHLLHLSPHKQLSQMSQATRQNEQRMINAIKRIYRQKGEQFASVIEQLHIVSPLATLARGYSIVRDEEGKILRDSREVNPGDKIAIQLSKGQVSARVLEHKE
- a CDS encoding cold-shock protein, which produces MNKGTVKWFNAEKGFGFITPEGGGKDIFVHHSQIQNGGGYASLDDGQEVKYEVGEGLKGPCANNVVPA
- the bamB gene encoding outer membrane protein assembly factor BamB; the encoded protein is MVLKTKAFNKKLLAVLLLSAGLAACSSTDEEDESEMVAELVEIQEQFEPEVIWDRSVGNGVEDYFSRIKPLAAYGKIFSASREGQVVALDSATGDEIWDVDLSDVNRERGFFEGKRSALLAGGPAAGLNKVFIGSENGEVFALDADTGELAWQGSIKGEVIVAPAFDSNTLVVNSASGVMKAFNATTGEELWQIEQEVPPLSLRGISAPAVASGGVVVGSASGEVGVYLLEQGQQGWVAEIGESSGSTELERVVDVDAAPLIFGDKIYSVSSNGNLAAIDLRSGRILWKRQYSSYRQLGISGNTLFLTNIRGHVYAIDRINGLERWSNLSLNNRGVTGPVAVGDYVVVGDFEGYLHWLDQETGEIVARHHVDGSGIHATPTVAEEVLYSQARDGELQAIKTR
- the der gene encoding ribosome biogenesis GTPase Der; the encoded protein is MLPVVALVGRPNVGKSTLFNRLTRSRDALVADYPGLTRDRQYGQAQVEEHPFIVIDTGGIHGDEEGIDALMAEQSLMAIEEADAVLFLVDARAGLTSADEGIASYLRKQNKTVFLVANKVDGIDADSAVAEFYALSLGDTVHQIAAAHGRGVTQLLTLALTPHIEALGQEKPEQDEEAELAEGEEMDLEDQPDENDSIKLAIIGKPNVGKSTLTNRILGEERVVVYDMPGTTRDSVYIPMERNGRDYTLIDTAGIRRRKNVTDVVEKYSVIKTLRAIEDANVCLLVVDAREGLSDQDLSLLGFILEAGRSLVLAVNKWDGLDESVKDRIKSELDRRLGFIDFARIHFISALHGTGVGHLFESVEEAFVSATKRISTSMVTKILDMAVFDHQPPMHNGRRIKLKYAHAGGYNPPLIVIHGNQAKKLPPSYKRYLMNYYRKSLKIMGTPIKIEFRETSNPFAGKKKLTYTEQKKLARATQGYKKD